The Elusimicrobiota bacterium sequence AGCCGCATCGGCGCCAACGCCGTGGTGGTGAAAAATGTTCCCGCGGACTCCGTGGTGGTGGGCGTCCCCGGAGAAATCATCAAACGCGGCCCCCACGCCCCCAGCCGCGCGCCGGACCTTGAACACGGCCGCATGCCCGACGTTCTGGGCGACACCCTGGCCGCCCTGATCGCCCGGGTGGAAACCCTGGAAAAGCACCGGGGCAAACCCGGCCCCCACCTCCCCACCCCCGACCACGGCGTCTGGCACGGCCAAGACTTCTCCATCTAAATCATTCCCAAGAAAACCCTTGAAAAAATCAGGGGGGGGGTAAACTTAAAGGGAAGAGGGCTATTTCGGATAGGGGGAGACATGCGGCCTGGGCGGGATCGACCTTGGGGGTTCACCCTGATCGAGTTGATGCTCGTGGTGGCGATCATTGGGCTCTTGGCGGCCATTGCCCTCCCCAAATTCGCTGGGCTCATCATCAAATCCAAAGAGGCGGCGGTGAAGGGGAAGTTGGGGGCTTTTCGGAGCGCCGTCAGCATCTATTATGCGGACAATGAGGGAAATATCCCTGCAAATTTAGACTCGTTGACAGCTAGTGGAAAATATCTCGATGTTTTGCCTTCTATTTCCATTCCGACATACGCGGCCCATCCCATTGGCAACGGGGTGACCCATCCGTTTGGTGACTGGGGTCTGATTGCCCCAGGATCACTTGGTGGAACCGGCCCCGGATGGGGCTGGTTTTTGTCCGGAGGAGAAATGCGAGTGAACTGCACCCACCCCGACTCCACGGGCCGGGTGTGGTCCACGTGGTGATGTTTCGGTTTTGGGTGGGCCTGCTTCGG is a genomic window containing:
- a CDS encoding prepilin-type N-terminal cleavage/methylation domain-containing protein, with the protein product MRPGRDRPWGFTLIELMLVVAIIGLLAAIALPKFAGLIIKSKEAAVKGKLGAFRSAVSIYYADNEGNIPANLDSLTASGKYLDVLPSISIPTYAAHPIGNGVTHPFGDWGLIAPGSLGGTGPGWGWFLSGGEMRVNCTHPDSTGRVWSTW